A window of the Streptococcus sp. 116-D4 genome harbors these coding sequences:
- the htpX gene encoding zinc metalloprotease HtpX: MLFDQIASNKRRTWILLLVFFLLLALVGYAVGYLFMRSGLGGLVIALIIGFIYALSMIFQSTEIVMSMNGAREVDEQMAPDLYHVVEDMATVAQIPMPRVFIIDDPALNAFATGSNPQNAAVAATSGLLAIMNREELEAVMGHEVSHIRNYDIRISTIAVALASAITMLSSMAGRMMWWGGAGRRRSDDDRDGNGLEIIMLVVSLLAIVLAPLAATLVQLAISRQREFLADASSVELTRNPQGMINALRKLDNSKPMSRPVDDASSALYINDPKKGGGLQKLFYTHPPISERIERLKQM, from the coding sequence ATGTTGTTTGATCAAATTGCAAGCAATAAGCGAAGAACCTGGATTTTGTTGCTGGTATTTTTCCTACTCTTAGCTCTTGTTGGCTATGCGGTTGGTTACCTCTTTATGCGGTCTGGGTTGGGTGGTTTGGTTATCGCGCTGATTATCGGCTTTATCTATGCCTTGTCCATGATTTTTCAATCGACAGAGATTGTCATGTCCATGAATGGGGCACGTGAGGTTGATGAACAAATGGCACCAGACCTCTATCATGTAGTGGAAGATATGGCTACGGTCGCTCAGATTCCTATGCCTCGTGTTTTCATCATTGATGATCCAGCCTTAAATGCCTTTGCGACAGGTTCTAACCCTCAAAATGCTGCAGTTGCTGCGACGTCAGGTCTATTAGCTATCATGAATCGCGAGGAGCTAGAAGCTGTTATGGGACATGAAGTCAGTCATATTCGTAATTACGATATCCGTATTTCGACTATTGCTGTTGCCCTTGCTAGTGCTATTACCATGCTTTCTAGTATGGCAGGTCGTATGATGTGGTGGGGTGGTGCAGGTCGTAGACGAAGTGACGATGACCGAGATGGAAATGGCTTAGAAATCATTATGCTAGTGGTTTCCCTACTAGCTATTGTGCTAGCACCTCTCGCTGCAACCTTGGTGCAACTAGCTATTTCTCGTCAGAGGGAATTCCTAGCTGATGCTTCTAGTGTCGAGTTGACCCGTAATCCTCAAGGGATGATTAATGCTCTACGTAAGTTGGATAATAGTAAACCGATGAGTCGTCCTGTCGATGATGCCAGCAGTGCACTTTATATCAATGATCCTAAGAAAGGGGG
- a CDS encoding LemA family protein yields the protein MTWIILGVIALIVIFVIASYNGLVKNRMQTKEAWSQIDVQLKRRNDLLPNLIETVKGYAKYEGSTLEKVTELRRQVAAATSPAEAMKASDALTRQISGIFAVAENYPDLKASANFIKLQEELTNTENKISYSRQLYNSVVSNYNVKLETFPSNIIAGMFGFKAADFLQTPEEEKVVPKVDFSGLGD from the coding sequence ATGACTTGGATTATTCTTGGAGTTATCGCTCTTATTGTTATTTTTGTGATTGCTAGCTACAACGGTTTGGTTAAGAATCGTATGCAAACAAAGGAGGCTTGGAGTCAAATTGATGTTCAGTTGAAACGTCGAAATGACCTCTTGCCAAACTTGATTGAGACTGTAAAAGGTTACGCCAAATATGAAGGTTCTACCTTGGAAAAAGTGACAGAACTTCGTAGACAAGTAGCCGCAGCAACGTCACCAGCTGAAGCTATGAAGGCCAGTGATGCCCTTACCCGCCAGATTTCTGGTATCTTTGCAGTGGCAGAAAATTATCCAGATTTGAAAGCTAGCGCTAACTTTATCAAATTACAAGAAGAGTTGACAAACACAGAAAATAAAATTTCTTACTCTCGTCAACTCTACAACAGTGTTGTCAGCAACTACAATGTAAAATTAGAAACTTTCCCAAGCAATATTATCGCTGGAATGTTTGGATTTAAAGCAGCAGATTTCCTTCAAACACCAGAAGAGGAAAAGGTAGTTCCTAAAGTTGATTTTAGCGGTTTAGGTGACTAA
- the rsmG gene encoding 16S rRNA (guanine(527)-N(7))-methyltransferase RsmG: MKPETFYNLLAEQNLPLSDQQKEQFERYFELLVEWNERINLTAITDKEEVYLKHFYDSIAPILQGLIPNETIKLLDIGAGAGFPSLPMKILYPQLEVTIIDSLNKRINFLQLLAQELDLDGVHFYHGRAEDFAQDKNFRAHYDFVTARAVARMQVLSELTIPYLKVGGKLLALKASNAPEELLEAKNALNLLFSKVEDNLSYTLPNGDPRYITIVEKKKETPNKYPRKAGMPNKRPL; the protein is encoded by the coding sequence ATGAAACCAGAAACATTTTACAACTTGCTTGCCGAGCAAAATCTTCCACTTTCGGACCAGCAAAAAGAACAATTTGAACGTTATTTTGAACTCTTGGTCGAGTGGAATGAAAGGATTAATTTAACAGCCATTACGGACAAGGAAGAAGTTTATCTCAAACATTTTTACGATTCGATTGCACCCATTCTGCAAGGCTTGATTCCCAATGAAACTATCAAACTTCTTGATATCGGGGCTGGAGCTGGATTTCCTAGTCTACCGATGAAAATTCTCTATCCTCAGTTAGAGGTGACCATCATTGATTCGCTCAATAAGCGCATCAACTTCCTTCAACTATTGGCTCAAGAACTGGATTTGGACGGTGTTCATTTCTACCATGGGCGTGCTGAAGATTTTGCCCAAGACAAGAACTTCCGTGCTCACTATGATTTTGTAACGGCTCGTGCTGTTGCCCGTATGCAGGTCTTATCTGAATTAACTATTCCCTACCTTAAAGTTGGCGGGAAACTATTGGCACTCAAGGCCAGCAATGCGCCTGAGGAATTATTGGAAGCTAAGAATGCCCTCAATCTTCTCTTTAGTAAGGTTGAAGATAATCTCAGTTACACACTTCCTAATGGAGACCCTCGCTACATTACTATTGTTGAGAAGAAAAAGGAAACTCCAAACAAATATCCACGTAAGGCTGGCATGCCTAACAAACGCCCACTATAG
- a CDS encoding uracil-xanthine permease family protein, whose product MKQESTVDLLLDVDQRPSAGKGILLSFQHVFAMFGATILVPLILGMPVSVALFASGVGTLIYMVCTGFKVPVYLGSSFAFITAMSLAMKEIGGDVSAAQTGVILTGLIYVLVSTSIRFAGTKWIDKLLPPIVIGPMIIVIGLGLAGSAVTNAGLVADGNWKNALVAVVTFLIAAFINTKGKGFLRIIPFLFAIIGGYLFALALGLVDFTPVLEANWFEIPGFYLPFNTGGAFKQYDLYFGPETIAILPIAIVTISEHIGDHTVLGQICGRQFLKEPGLHRTLLGDGIATSVSAFLGGPANTTYGENTGVIGMTRIASVSVIRNAAFIAIALSFLGKFTALISTIPNAVLGGMSILLYGVIASNGLKVLIKERVDFGQMRNLIIASAMLVLGLGGAILKLGPVTLSGTALSAMTGIVLNLILPYENKD is encoded by the coding sequence ATGAAACAAGAATCAACTGTTGATTTGCTTTTAGACGTTGACCAACGTCCTTCAGCTGGAAAAGGGATCCTTCTCAGCTTCCAACACGTGTTCGCCATGTTTGGTGCTACTATCTTGGTACCTTTGATCTTGGGAATGCCTGTATCTGTTGCCCTTTTTGCATCAGGTGTAGGAACACTCATTTATATGGTTTGTACTGGCTTTAAAGTTCCAGTTTATCTGGGTTCTTCTTTTGCCTTTATCACAGCTATGTCACTTGCCATGAAAGAAATAGGTGGCGATGTATCTGCCGCTCAAACTGGGGTTATTCTTACAGGTTTAATCTACGTTCTTGTTTCAACTAGCATCCGCTTTGCTGGTACAAAATGGATTGACAAACTTTTACCACCAATCGTTATCGGTCCTATGATTATCGTAATTGGTCTTGGACTTGCAGGTTCAGCTGTTACCAATGCTGGTCTTGTAGCTGATGGAAATTGGAAAAATGCTCTTGTAGCAGTTGTTACTTTCTTAATTGCTGCCTTTATCAACACAAAAGGAAAAGGATTCCTACGAATCATTCCATTCCTCTTTGCCATTATCGGTGGTTACCTCTTTGCCCTAGCACTTGGATTGGTTGATTTCACTCCTGTTCTTGAAGCAAACTGGTTTGAAATCCCTGGTTTCTACCTGCCATTCAACACAGGTGGTGCCTTCAAACAATACGACCTTTACTTCGGTCCAGAAACGATTGCTATCTTGCCAATCGCTATCGTAACCATTTCAGAACACATCGGAGACCATACTGTTTTGGGCCAAATCTGTGGTCGTCAATTCTTGAAAGAACCAGGTCTTCACCGTACTCTTCTTGGTGACGGTATAGCAACTTCTGTTTCTGCCTTCCTTGGTGGACCAGCCAATACAACTTACGGAGAAAATACAGGAGTTATCGGTATGACTCGTATCGCTTCTGTCTCAGTTATCCGTAATGCTGCCTTTATTGCAATTGCCCTTAGCTTCCTTGGTAAATTCACTGCCTTGATTTCAACTATTCCAAACGCTGTACTTGGTGGTATGTCAATCCTTCTCTATGGAGTTATCGCCAGCAACGGTTTGAAAGTCTTGATCAAAGAACGTGTTGACTTCGGTCAAATGCGTAACCTAATCATCGCAAGTGCTATGTTGGTCCTTGGACTTGGAGGAGCTATCCTTAAACTTGGTCCAGTTACACTTTCAGGTACTGCCCTATCAGCCATGACAGGTATCGTCTTGAACTTGATCTTACCATACGAAAATAAAGATTAA
- the ffh gene encoding signal recognition particle protein → MAFESLTERLQNVFKNLRKKGKISESDVQEATKEIRLALLEADVALPVVKDFIKKVRERAVGHEVIDTLNPAQQIIKIVDEELTAVLGSDTAEIIKSPKIPTIIMMVGLQGAGKTTFAGKLANKLKKEENARPLMIAADIYRPAAIDQLKTLGQQIDVPVFALGTEVPAVEIVRQGLEQAQANHNDYVLIDTAGRLQIDELLMNELRDVKALAQPNEILLVVDAMIGQEAANVAREFNAQLEVTGVILTKIDGDTRGGAALSVRHITGKPIKFTGTGEKITDIETFHPDRMSSRILGMGDMLTLIEKASQEYDEQKALEMAEKMRENTFDFNDFIDQLDQVQNMGPMEDLLKMIPGMANNPALQNMKVDERQIARKRAIVSSMTPEERENPDLLNPSRRRRIAAGSGNTFVEVNKFIKDFNQAKQLMQGVMSGDMNKMMKQMGINPNNLPKNMPNMGGMDMSALEGMMGQGGMPDLSALGGAGMPDMNQMFGGGLKGKIGEFAMKQSMKRMANKMKKAKKKRK, encoded by the coding sequence ATGGCATTTGAAAGTTTAACAGAACGTTTACAGAACGTCTTTAAAAATCTACGTAAAAAAGGAAAAATCTCTGAATCTGATGTCCAAGAGGCAACCAAAGAAATTCGCTTGGCCTTGCTTGAAGCCGACGTTGCTTTGCCTGTTGTAAAGGACTTTATCAAGAAGGTTCGTGAACGTGCAGTCGGACATGAAGTTATTGATACCCTTAATCCTGCGCAACAGATTATTAAAATCGTTGATGAGGAATTGACAGCTGTTTTGGGTTCTGATACGGCAGAGATTATCAAGTCACCTAAGATTCCTACAATCATCATGATGGTCGGTTTGCAAGGGGCTGGTAAAACAACCTTTGCTGGTAAATTGGCCAATAAACTAAAGAAAGAAGAAAATGCCCGTCCTTTGATGATTGCGGCGGATATTTACCGTCCTGCTGCCATTGATCAGCTTAAAACCTTGGGGCAACAGATTGATGTGCCGGTTTTCGCTCTTGGGACAGAGGTTCCAGCTGTGGAGATTGTTCGTCAAGGTTTGGAACAAGCCCAAGCTAATCATAATGACTATGTCTTGATTGATACGGCAGGTCGTTTGCAGATTGATGAGCTTCTGATGAATGAGCTTCGTGACGTGAAAGCACTCGCTCAACCAAACGAAATTCTGCTCGTCGTTGATGCCATGATTGGTCAAGAAGCGGCCAATGTTGCGCGTGAGTTTAATGCTCAGTTAGAAGTAACTGGGGTTATCCTTACCAAGATTGATGGGGACACTCGTGGTGGTGCTGCTCTATCTGTTCGTCACATTACTGGAAAACCAATCAAGTTCACTGGTACAGGTGAAAAGATTACGGACATTGAGACCTTCCACCCAGACCGTATGTCTAGCCGTATCCTTGGCATGGGGGATATGCTCACTTTGATTGAGAAAGCTTCTCAGGAATACGATGAGCAAAAAGCCCTTGAAATGGCTGAGAAGATGCGTGAAAACACCTTTGATTTCAATGATTTCATTGATCAGCTGGATCAGGTGCAAAACATGGGGCCAATGGAAGACTTGCTCAAAATGATTCCAGGTATGGCCAACAACCCAGCCCTTCAAAACATGAAGGTGGATGAGCGACAGATTGCTCGCAAACGTGCCATTGTGTCTTCCATGACACCTGAAGAACGTGAAAATCCAGATTTGTTAAATCCGAGCCGTCGCCGTCGTATCGCTGCTGGTTCTGGAAATACCTTTGTCGAAGTTAATAAATTTATCAAGGACTTTAACCAGGCTAAACAACTCATGCAGGGTGTTATGTCTGGAGATATGAACAAGATGATGAAGCAGATGGGAATTAATCCAAACAACCTTCCTAAAAATATGCCAAATATGGGAGGAATGGATATGTCTGCCCTTGAAGGAATGATGGGACAAGGTGGTATGCCTGACTTGTCAGCTCTTGGAGGAGCAGGAATGCCAGATATGAACCAGATGTTTGGTGGTGGACTAAAAGGTAAAATCGGTGAATTTGCCATGAAACAGTCCATGAAACGCATGGCAAACAAAATGAAAAAAGCAAAGAAGAAACGTAAGTAA
- a CDS encoding putative DNA-binding protein produces the protein MEIEKTNRMNALFEFYAALLTDKQMNYIELYYADDYSLAEIAEEFGVSRQAVYDNIKRTEKILEDYEMKLHMYSDYIVRSQIFDQILERYPEDTFLQEQIEILTSIDNRE, from the coding sequence ATGGAAATCGAAAAAACCAATCGTATGAATGCGCTCTTTGAATTTTATGCGGCGCTTTTGACAGATAAGCAAATGAATTATATAGAGCTCTACTACGCTGATGATTACAGCCTCGCTGAGATTGCCGAGGAGTTTGGTGTCAGTCGTCAGGCTGTCTATGATAATATCAAGCGGACAGAAAAGATTCTGGAAGATTATGAGATGAAATTGCACATGTACTCGGACTACATTGTCCGCAGTCAGATTTTTGACCAGATTTTGGAGCGCTATCCAGAGGATACTTTTCTGCAGGAGCAGATAGAAATTTTGACAAGCATTGATAATAGAGAATAA
- a CDS encoding DUF1934 domain-containing protein, with amino-acid sequence MKIRMRNTIQFDEQLEVIDQLYDVEVHEKGDYSYLLFFNEEKEKVVIKFHGKELVMSRFSNPKTIMRFLKDSDSLAYIPTPMGMQEFIIQTTHYQVDGQKIELDYQLQNQEGHPFASYQLEITWG; translated from the coding sequence GTGAAGATTCGGATGAGAAATACGATTCAGTTTGATGAGCAGTTGGAAGTGATTGACCAGCTTTATGATGTAGAAGTGCATGAAAAAGGAGATTATAGCTACCTGCTTTTCTTTAATGAGGAAAAGGAAAAAGTGGTTATAAAATTTCATGGAAAAGAACTGGTGATGAGCCGATTTTCCAATCCCAAGACCATTATGCGCTTTTTAAAGGATAGTGATAGTTTAGCCTATATTCCCACACCTATGGGCATGCAGGAGTTTATCATCCAAACGACTCATTATCAAGTTGATGGGCAAAAGATTGAACTAGATTATCAACTACAAAATCAAGAAGGACATCCCTTTGCCAGCTATCAATTGGAAATTACTTGGGGCTAG
- a CDS encoding HD domain-containing protein yields MNEKVFRDPVHNYIHVNNQIIYDLINTKEFQRLRRIKQLGTSSYTFHGGEHSRFSHCLGVYEIARRITEIFEEKYPEEWDPAESLLTMTAALLHDLGHGAYSHTFEHLFDTDHEAITQEIIQSPETEIHQVLLQVAPDFPKKVASVIEHTYPNKQVVQLISSQIDADRMDYLLRDSYFTGASYGEFDLTRILRVIRPVANGISFQRNGMHAIEDYVLSRYQMYMQVYFHPATRAMEVLLQNLLKRAKELYPEDKDFFARTSPHLLPFFGKNVTLSDYLALDDGVMNTYFQLWMTSPDKILADLSQRFVNRKVFKSITFSQEDQDQLASMRKLVEDIGFDPDYYTAIHKNFDLPYDIYRPESENPRTQIEILQKNGQLAELSSLSPIVQSLAGSRHGDNRFYFPKEMLDQNSIFASITQQFLHLIENDHFTPNKK; encoded by the coding sequence ATGAACGAAAAAGTATTCCGTGACCCAGTTCACAACTACATCCATGTTAATAATCAAATCATCTATGACTTGATCAATACAAAAGAATTTCAGCGTTTGCGTCGAATCAAGCAACTTGGGACTTCCAGTTATACCTTCCACGGTGGCGAGCACAGCCGCTTCTCTCACTGCTTGGGGGTCTATGAGATTGCTCGTCGTATCACGGAGATTTTTGAAGAAAAATATCCTGAAGAATGGGATCCTGCCGAGTCTCTCTTGACCATGACTGCTGCACTCCTTCATGACCTTGGACATGGTGCCTACTCCCATACTTTTGAACATCTCTTTGATACAGATCATGAAGCCATCACTCAGGAGATTATCCAAAGTCCTGAAACGGAGATTCACCAAGTCCTGCTACAAGTGGCGCCAGACTTTCCAAAAAAGGTTGCCAGTGTCATAGAACATACCTACCCTAACAAGCAGGTCGTGCAACTCATTTCTAGTCAGATTGATGCAGACCGCATGGACTATCTCTTGCGTGACTCCTATTTTACAGGAGCATCCTATGGAGAATTTGACCTGACTCGCATCCTCCGAGTCATTCGTCCTGTCGCAAATGGTATCTCCTTTCAGCGCAATGGCATGCATGCTATCGAAGACTACGTCCTCAGTCGCTACCAGATGTACATGCAGGTTTATTTCCACCCAGCAACACGCGCCATGGAAGTTCTCCTACAGAATCTCCTCAAGCGCGCTAAGGAACTCTATCCTGAAGACAAGGACTTCTTTGCACGAACTTCTCCACATCTCCTGCCTTTCTTTGGAAAAAATGTAACCTTATCTGACTATCTGGCTCTGGATGATGGTGTGATGAATACCTACTTCCAGCTCTGGATGACCAGTCCTGACAAGATTCTCGCAGACTTGTCGCAACGCTTTGTCAACCGCAAGGTCTTTAAATCCATTACCTTTTCACAAGAGGACCAAGATCAACTTGCTAGCATGAGAAAATTGGTTGAGGACATCGGCTTTGATCCCGACTACTATACTGCCATTCATAAGAACTTTGACCTCCCTTATGATATCTATCGTCCCGAATCTGAAAATCCACGGACACAGATTGAGATTTTACAAAAAAATGGTCAACTAGCCGAACTCTCTAGCCTGTCTCCTATCGTCCAATCCCTTGCTGGCAGCCGCCACGGAGATAATCGCTTTTATTTTCCGAAAGAAATGTTGGATCAAAACAGCATCTTTGCTAGCATTACCCAGCAATTTTTACACTTGATTGAGAATGATCATTTTACCCCAAATAAGAAATAA
- the yidA gene encoding sugar-phosphatase, producing the protein MSIKLIAVDIDGTLVNSQKEITSEVFSAIQDAKEAGVKVVIATGRPIAGVAKLLDDLQLRDEGDYVVTFNGALVQETATGHEIISESLTYEDYLDMEFLSRKLGVHMHAITKDGIYTANRNIGKYTVHESTLVSMPIFYRTPEEMAGKEIVKCMFIDEPEILDAAIEKIPAEFYERYSINKSAPFYLELLKKNVDKGSAITHLAEKLGLTKDETMAIGDEENDRAMLEVVGNPVVMENGNPEIKKIAKYITKSNDKSGVAHAIRTWVL; encoded by the coding sequence ATGAGTATTAAACTAATCGCCGTCGATATTGACGGAACCCTAGTCAACAGCCAAAAGGAAATCACTTCTGAAGTCTTTTCTGCTATCCAAGATGCCAAAGAAGCTGGTGTCAAAGTCGTGATTGCAACAGGCCGCCCTATCGCAGGTGTTGCCAAACTTCTGGACGACTTGCAGTTGAGAGACGAGGGTGACTATGTTGTGACCTTTAATGGTGCCCTTGTCCAAGAAACTGCTACAGGCCATGAGATTATCAGCGAATCCTTGACCTATGAGGATTATCTGGATATGGAATTCCTCAGCCGCAAGCTCGGTGTCCACATGCACGCTATTACAAAGGACGGCATCTACACAGCTAATCGCAATATCGGAAAATACACAGTGCACGAATCAACCCTCGTCAGCATGCCTATCTTCTACCGCACACCTGAAGAAATGGCGGGCAAGGAAATTGTCAAGTGTATGTTCATCGATGAACCAGAAATTCTCGATGCTGCCATTGAAAAGATACCAGCCGAATTTTACGAGCGCTACTCTATCAACAAATCCGCTCCTTTCTACCTCGAACTCCTTAAAAAGAATGTAGATAAGGGTTCAGCTATTACCCACCTAGCTGAAAAACTCGGATTGACCAAAGATGAAACCATGGCTATCGGTGACGAAGAAAATGACCGTGCCATGCTGGAAGTCGTTGGCAACCCAGTCGTCATGGAAAATGGAAATCCAGAAATCAAAAAAATCGCCAAATACATCACTAAATCTAATGATAAATCTGGCGTTGCCCATGCCATCCGTACATGGGTACTGTAA